In the bacterium genome, CCCACGCGGTACCAGCCGGTCTCCGGGCCCAGGCTCTTGATGAAGGGGAACTTCATGTAGGACCAGGGGCGCACCTCTTCGGCGATCACCTTGTGGTAATCCTGAGGATCGACCTGGTCGAAGATGCGCTTGCCCTCGGCGTCGATCGCGCGCAGGTTGCCGTGGTAGAGATCCAGGCAGCCGTCGGCGCGCACGATGGAGACGTGATTCGAGGGGAAGGCCGCGAAAGCCTTGGCCAGCTCCAGGTGCGCGACCGTGTAGTCCTTGGCGATCTTGAGCGCGCTGCGGCACCAGGCCAGCTGCTGCTCGATGTCCTTGAGGAATACGTCCCGCTCGGCGAGCGTGAGGTTCTTGTTCACGCCGCCGGGGATGGCGCCCGTGCCGTGGATCTTCTTGCCCGCCGTCGCCTTGATGATCTCCTGGCCGTACTTGCGCATCATCACGCCCTGCACGGCGAGGTCCTTGTGGGCAGCGGCGACGGCGATCACGTTGCGCTTGGCCACCGGGGCGTCGAAGCCGAAGAGCAGGTCCGGGCTCGCCAGGTGGAAGAAGTGCAGCGCGTGCGACTGGAAGGTCTGCCCGTAGTGCATCAGGCGGCGGATCTTCTCGGCCGTCGGCGTCAGCTTCTCGGCGCCGGCGATGCCGTCCATCGCCTTGGCGGCGGCCAGGTGGTGGCTGACCGGACAGATGCCGCAGAGCCGCTGCACCAGCACCGGCACCTCCCAGTAGGGCCGGCCCTGGATGAAGCGCTCGAAGCCGCGGAACTCGACGATGTGCAGGCGCGCCTCGGCGACTTCGCCCTTGGCGTCGAGCTGGATGGTGACCTTGCCGTGGCCTTCGACGCGGGTCACCGGTTCGATGACGATCTTCTGGTTCGCGGTCGCCACGTCAGCCTCCTAGTCGTACTTGATGAGTTCGTAGGGGAGCGAGACCGGCTTGTCGGTCAGCAGGGCCACGAGCGCCTGCCAGAGCGTGTCCGCGGGCGGCGGGCAACCGGGCAGGTGATAGTCGATCTTCACCACTTCGTGGCAGGGATAGACCTTGTTGAGCAGCAGCGGGATGTCCTCGCCGTCGGGCACCTTGCCGCTCGGGTTGTGGACCGTCGGGCCGTTCAGGTAGGCCTCGTCCAGGCACTCCTTGAGCGGGATCGTGTTGCGCAGCGCCGGGATGCCGCCGTTGATCGCGCAGTCGCCCACCGAGATGAGGATGTCGCAGTGGGCGCGGAAGTCCTGGAGGACCTTCACGTTCTCCTCGTTGCAGCAGCCGCCCTCGATGAGGCCGATCGCGCAGCGCCCGCTGAACTCCTTGATGTCGTCGATGGGGGACTTGTCGAAGTCCACCAGCTCGACGAGCTGGAGAATCCGCTCGTCGATGTCGAGGATCGACATGTGGCAGCCGAAGCAGCCCGCGAGCGAGGTGGTTGCCAGCTTGGGTTTCGCCATGATCGTCCCTCCTAGTCGACGGCCTTGCCGGTCTCGATGTCGGTGCCGATGGGCTGGTGGTCGTAGAGCCGCTCGCCGACCGGCACGGCGTAGCCCACGCGCTTGGGCAGGAGCGCGCCGACCGGGCAAGCGCGCATGGCGCGATCGCCGAGCGCGGCGTCGGTATCCTTGAGCAGCGCGGGAGCGTTGACGGCGATGCGCTTGTGGCCGCCGCGGCCGAGGAACTCGAAGACCGCCTTGCCGTCCCACTCGCGCGAGGCGCGCACGCAGCGCGCGCAGAGGATGCAGCGGTTGCGGTCGATGTAGAGGTCCGGGTGGCTCATGTCGACGTCGCGGTCGGGGAACAGGAAGGGGAAGCGCGGCGCCGCGATGCCGAGCCGGTAGGCCATCGCCTGCAGCTCGCAGTTGCCGCTCTTCTCGCAGAACATGCAGAAGTGGTTCCCCTCGACGAACAGCATGTCGATCATGTCGCGCCGGATGGCGTTGACCGCCTCCGTGTCGTTCTCCACGAGCATGCCGTCCGCGACGGGCTGCGTGCAGGCGGCCGCCGGGCGGCCGTTGACGAAGACCGTGCAGACCC is a window encoding:
- a CDS encoding Ni/Fe hydrogenase subunit alpha, which gives rise to MATANQKIVIEPVTRVEGHGKVTIQLDAKGEVAEARLHIVEFRGFERFIQGRPYWEVPVLVQRLCGICPVSHHLAAAKAMDGIAGAEKLTPTAEKIRRLMHYGQTFQSHALHFFHLASPDLLFGFDAPVAKRNVIAVAAAHKDLAVQGVMMRKYGQEIIKATAGKKIHGTGAIPGGVNKNLTLAERDVFLKDIEQQLAWCRSALKIAKDYTVAHLELAKAFAAFPSNHVSIVRADGCLDLYHGNLRAIDAEGKRIFDQVDPQDYHKVIAEEVRPWSYMKFPFIKSLGPETGWYRVG
- a CDS encoding NADP oxidoreductase: MMAKPKLATTSLAGCFGCHMSILDIDERILQLVELVDFDKSPIDDIKEFSGRCAIGLIEGGCCNEENVKVLQDFRAHCDILISVGDCAINGGIPALRNTIPLKECLDEAYLNGPTVHNPSGKVPDGEDIPLLLNKVYPCHEVVKIDYHLPGCPPPADTLWQALVALLTDKPVSLPYELIKYD
- a CDS encoding 2Fe-2S iron-sulfur cluster binding domain-containing protein encodes the protein MSETITLTIDGKAITARPGETILQAAARSGVYIPRLCAFKDLSPFGSCRVCTVFVNGRPAAACTQPVADGMLVENDTEAVNAIRRDMIDMLFVEGNHFCMFCEKSGNCELQAMAYRLGIAAPRFPFLFPDRDVDMSHPDLYIDRNRCILCARCVRASREWDGKAVFEFLGRGGHKRIAVNAPALLKDTDAALGDRAMRACPVGALLPKRVGYAVPVGERLYDHQPIGTDIETGKAVD